One Bacillus sp. 1780r2a1 DNA segment encodes these proteins:
- the spoVAC gene encoding stage V sporulation protein AC: protein MADNQKLKDNYQENIKSFQPKPPYALNCLKAFIVGGLICGFGQAVQNFYITFFDFTTKTAGNPTAATLVLISAILTGIGVYDRIGQFAGAGSAVPITGFANSMTSAALEHRSEGIVLGVATNMFKLAGNVIVFGVVGAYIVGMIRYAFKTFL, encoded by the coding sequence GTGGCAGATAATCAAAAGCTAAAAGATAACTATCAAGAGAATATAAAATCGTTTCAACCAAAGCCTCCTTATGCGTTGAATTGCCTAAAAGCTTTTATCGTTGGAGGGTTGATATGTGGGTTTGGGCAAGCTGTCCAAAACTTTTATATCACGTTTTTTGATTTTACGACAAAAACAGCAGGGAATCCAACAGCAGCAACACTCGTGTTAATTTCAGCCATCTTAACAGGTATTGGTGTTTACGATCGAATTGGTCAGTTTGCGGGTGCTGGATCTGCTGTACCAATTACTGGGTTTGCAAATTCAATGACGAGTGCAGCCTTAGAACATAGAAGTGAAGGAATTGTTTTGGGAGTTGCCACCAATATGTTTAAGTTAGCTGGGAACGTTATCGTTTTTGGAGTTGTAGGTGCTTATATCGTCGGAATGATTCGATATGCGTTTAAAACATTTCTATAA
- a CDS encoding stage V sporulation protein AB: protein MIANIVFTIIVGFASGLAVGGGFVAFLTVLGIIPRLMQLTKTMKYIQFYEWAVVGGAVAGGWCSLHQYTWSIPSLFIGVIGLASGIFFGMLAAALTEMLNVLPILTKRIGMDGKLILLLMAIVMGKVFGSLFHWVYFVNQ, encoded by the coding sequence ATGATCGCTAACATTGTATTTACCATAATTGTAGGATTTGCTAGTGGGCTAGCTGTAGGTGGAGGATTCGTTGCTTTTTTGACAGTACTAGGTATCATTCCAAGGTTAATGCAGCTTACAAAAACAATGAAATATATTCAGTTTTATGAGTGGGCTGTTGTTGGAGGAGCAGTAGCTGGGGGTTGGTGTAGTTTACATCAATATACATGGAGCATTCCTTCACTATTTATTGGCGTTATTGGGTTAGCGAGTGGTATTTTCTTTGGCATGCTCGCAGCTGCCCTAACGGAAATGCTAAATGTATTACCCATCTTAACAAAGAGAATAGGAATGGATGGAAAGCTTATTCTATTATTAATGGCCATTGTAATGGGAAAAGTTTTTGGATCGCTTTTTCACTGGGTTTATTTTGTTAATCAATAA
- a CDS encoding stage V sporulation protein AA, producing MDNTLYIKMRHRVQVEPNAVVKLGQLALLIGEESIEKEIAQLSVYKVKKSDRNIIIIDLMKVIALLKKTYPHLDVQTIGPAQTIVEVVYKKKQSSFIAFIAVWFLLFIGAAMAVMNFHEDVSMQQVHQKLFYMLTGIKDKQPLVIQIPYSFGLGLGMILFFNHVFRKRINEEPSPLEVEMFNYQQDLDQYVIMHENKESMKNLDDR from the coding sequence ATGGATAATACTTTATATATCAAAATGAGGCATCGCGTGCAGGTCGAACCAAATGCAGTGGTTAAACTTGGACAGCTAGCTCTCTTGATAGGTGAAGAATCAATCGAGAAAGAAATTGCTCAGCTCAGCGTGTATAAGGTGAAAAAGAGTGATCGTAACATTATCATCATTGATTTAATGAAAGTAATTGCATTATTGAAGAAGACTTATCCTCACCTTGATGTTCAGACAATTGGTCCTGCTCAAACGATTGTTGAAGTAGTTTATAAAAAAAAGCAATCGTCTTTTATCGCGTTTATAGCTGTTTGGTTTCTATTGTTTATCGGTGCGGCCATGGCCGTCATGAACTTTCATGAAGATGTTAGCATGCAGCAAGTGCATCAAAAATTGTTTTATATGCTGACTGGAATAAAGGATAAGCAGCCTTTAGTCATTCAAATCCCCTATTCATTTGGCCTTGGTTTAGGCATGATTCTCTTTTTTAACCATGTGTTTCGTAAGCGAATTAATGAAGAGCCTAGTCCTCTAGAAGTTGAAATGTTCAATTATCAGCAGGATTTAGATCAGTATGTCATTATGCATGAGAATAAAGAAAGTATGAAGAATTTAGATGATCGCTAA